TTCGGGAGAGTCATTGTCGTCAGCATTATCTCCGTATTTGGCACAGCGCAGATCGCGGCCAACGCAGTGGCCAACAATCTGGATGCCATGGGCTGTATTACGGGGCAGGCCATGAACCTGGCGATGATCACCGTAGTAGGACAGTGCATTGGCGCAGGGGACGATGCACAGGCTTCTTATTATATCAAAAAGCTGCTCCGTCTGACGTATCTGCTTTCCTGGTGTGTCATTGGAGTGATCCTTGTGACGCTGCCATGGATTCTGAATGTATATACGCTCTCTGATGAGGCAAGGAGCCTGGCGACAATCCTGATCTTTATACACAATGGCATGGCGTTGCTGCTCTGGCCGTTGTCTTTTACCTTGTCTCATGCGCTGCGTGCGACAGGGGACGTCAGATTTACAATGGTCGTCTCGATCTTTTCCATGTTTACATTTCGTATCTTTTCCAGTGTTGTGTTGGGGATCTATCTGGGCTGGGGTGCGGTCGGGGTATGGGTTGCCATGATCATAGACTGGATTTTCCGGGTCATTTTATTTGTCACCCGTTTTGCAGGAGGGAAATGGAAAGGAAAAGGAGTTGTGTGAAGACAACTCCTTTTCTCTGATTTTGCTCATTGGATCAATATACTATTTTCTTTGCCCTGGGATAGGGCTGTTTTACGTCGGTGAGATTCAAAAGATAATCGACGCTTGTGTGATGGTAGTCGGCAAGCTCGATCAGAATTGACGTCGGTATATCATTCTCGCCAGTCTCATACTTGGAATAACCGGGCTGTGACATATTGAGTATGATGCCCATTTCTTTCTGTGACAGATCTAAGTCTTCTCGTAAGTCCTTTAAACGCGAATACATGGCGTACCTCTTTTCTCTTCTACTGATACTCTTTTTCGTTACGACGATTTCATTGTATCTAACCCGTTTCAGGTTATCTTTATTTCAATCTGAAACAGATTATAAAAAGAGCATTTCCAAAACAGAGAAAAGTATCCCTGTCTGTTCGAAGAAGAGGAACCGCCTTAGCTACTGTGCGATCTTTTTCTCAAAATGTTGATAATCTTTGCTGTGATTCCAGTTGCCGCCCCAGGAAAAGCCATGTTCGGTAAACAGTTTGTAGCAGAGATCGTCTTCATCAATTTTATAGGCGAATGGCTGACTGCGGTCCGCATAGGCTTCCGCACCCGTGGGAGAGACCTGCTGTTTACCGCCCCTGTAAGTGATATAGGGGTTGAAGAAAGGATTGATGTCGATGGCAAGCCCCTGGCCGTGCATGGAGATTTTGTCCGTACCGGCTATGGTGCGGTAATTAAAACAGGAGGTGTTGTTGTCCTGCATGGACAGGACATCGTCGGCGCTGTATTCATCGATGAGCCGTATCTGCTCGATCTGATACTGTGCCTGATAGAGCTCGTAGAAGATTTCGATCAGATCCTGCGCGATGGCTTTGTTACAGATAAGCTCCCCGGTGCTGACATTTCCCTTGAAGTTTACATACTGAACGCTCACATAGCGAAGGTCTTCATAAGGGAGCGGACAATCCTCTTTGTAAGACAGACCGGTAATTCTCTTTTTCACATCTTCTGACAAAGGCTCATAATAAAAGCCGGGCTGATAAGTTGTTCGTTCATAACAGATTTCGATCTCACTCATTTCTGATTCTCCATTCTCGGCGGCATGACTTAAGGAAGTGAAGGTGGCGTCCTGCTGCTTAGGGGCGTCCGGCTCCTGTGCCGGGGCCGGGTTATCTGCATTTGCCGGCGCAGA
The sequence above is a segment of the Lachnospiraceae bacterium JLR.KK008 genome. Coding sequences within it:
- a CDS encoding helix-turn-helix transcriptional regulator; its protein translation is MYSRLKDLREDLDLSQKEMGIILNMSQPGYSKYETGENDIPTSILIELADYHHTSVDYLLNLTDVKQPYPRAKKIVY
- a CDS encoding M15 family metallopeptidase, giving the protein MKKNIKWLGILAAFLLFCAATAVINHNSETLADYAEREPELAYMTPETEETEETAQSAPANADNPAPAQEPDAPKQQDATFTSLSHAAENGESEMSEIEICYERTTYQPGFYYEPLSEDVKKRITGLSYKEDCPLPYEDLRYVSVQYVNFKGNVSTGELICNKAIAQDLIEIFYELYQAQYQIEQIRLIDEYSADDVLSMQDNNTSCFNYRTIAGTDKISMHGQGLAIDINPFFNPYITYRGGKQQVSPTGAEAYADRSQPFAYKIDEDDLCYKLFTEHGFSWGGNWNHSKDYQHFEKKIAQ